The Bos indicus x Bos taurus breed Angus x Brahman F1 hybrid chromosome 11, Bos_hybrid_MaternalHap_v2.0, whole genome shotgun sequence genome includes a region encoding these proteins:
- the C11H2orf16 gene encoding uncharacterized protein C2orf16 homolog, with product MKSSDLSLGTSHQGIQSLEFNPGPQLQEVKSELSTETKLSDEKLLEFNHEPKLQGGRCSKLKPGPQLQCVNYIPFNTGSQVQDKKSSELNPSTELQGRKSKVLCVGPDLQGVNSSAFISEPKLQCVNPTGCKPGSHLQGTSSSELTSVSKFQGMESSKLNSGTELQSETSMVFNPGPHCQGLKGAKSSELTSGKKCQHMGSEERLSTKNQCETSMVFNPGPHCQGLKPELSPESKFLNVTPKECNPGPQMQCANSELNPEPKSQCLNSMGCKCGPLLQGIKSLELTSGEKCQYMGTEMNPGTENQCETSMVFNLGSHCQGLKSELSPESKFLSVAPTECNPGPWMQCAKSFKLNSEPKLQCLNSMGCKCAPPLQGIKSLELTSGEKCQNMGSEVKPCTGNQCETSMVFNPGPHCQGWKSELSPQSKFLGVTPTECNPGPQMWYAKSSKLNPEPKSQCLNSMGCKCGASLQGIESLESTSGKKCQNMGFEVKPCTGNQCETSMVFNPGPHCQGLKSKSISGSKFLSVTPIGCNCGPQIQCENSSELNPEPKLQCVDSMKYKCRPPLQGIKSPELTSGTKCKGKKSSDFNPGPELEGIKSIMFNPVQDLQNIKCELTPGTKSQGRTSTKFNSGPQQQGVNSTGLNSGIELQYLSSVKSNPGPQMHGMKPSGPESHGTKSMLFNLESHLQEAKSPELTSGTKFPEVQFLVNHAGSEQQVVQSVFTLGPQLNVMKPMLFLPEQLFEDIKSMKMNKEPLLCGTNSTKLISDSELQNLKWNVFALEPCFQKVKSMELNSGPHPQGMNCEELPSHLRQHSIRSVVFAPEPCFQDGKPLELKPETQPQDVNSNKLISCFRQKSVVSVSVPCSQDVKSMKSNLLPQSQSVNFLGSSSCLRSQCVKSEISAPEPCLQNMKSVELTPGSQEQGMNCQELTSGLQGVKSGISAPESTKNFIPGPMLTSVKFSNLSPESQQQGVKHLEFTPEPKLQSTRHAKSSSVSLQQAIKPVELASESLFQRPKSEDLTPRTSSQMMGSSEIIPRPGHHFIEHEEMIPKPMHRVPKSVSLTSIPIYQVTDSSKMAKSLAHQDTETIEKSVKLTQKPKGKAMKASGMPLKLDLQVPEFVDLTPVLRNQDSKSLKLTPKKSHRILETLELLSQSGSQVKELHTGQLQQVVESEGMTSGPKDHTTETMGLTFKTKLKGEEFLGRSPKPINKTTDAERYSRPYPQAQESVEVISAQKLPRGESIALITKAFQDVPESSEMTEGIRYQVPGSIGLTSKRFLKAKPTGQVAGYAESAEVTTETWQQGEGKMKLTQSQNQSMKYSETAPGLLGQITEFMRISPKPLEQVTNSTKTQLQVAQAIGVKPVAPIRVATPVKVTPGPPYQVVKSVTLTSWPNSQMVDCAELTSKPQDVRPSEFTSGLRLQNAKFKKLSTEPKYQTLKRMDLTGFQIVKTMGPPLQIVKSEELAPGPIPQIAEPIGVGLKATNYLDLFPRLHLQEPVESIELTPRPNTEVKSAELTTQPTSTLEAPTVLNHKQGLQAVKSTGIKTGPPQVMESEDLNLSEVCQNKDSEEGSSEEELQIGNYFSRFLNNSSDSLSSSSVRTSELDLWDSEMPQVSNVLDIKNLVTDILQPEESFIDLDTIQSSTFSLSLHNQPLAETAITVKNSNSEIPGVDVIPNERTKRKHVEESESSLQRLSQHSPQDWRSPPKFFQAESGAQRARSWPVLGRQRNVWESRSSRPRLPRKYLSNMLMMGNVLGTTMERKLSSQTSLTARATEDTCQSIQNLFGVPAELMTCSERLLEKGQGTISQPSVVKNYIQRHTSCHGYEKKTPLRIWTRSSMPSIIQHYSGSRKRIKKKSKPCDISQEVIQYMPVSCTGSQPPAPAKSESSLNIFFARRDSVPMEETENSHSDSQTRIFESQHSLKPSYLPQAKTDFSEQFQLLQDLQLKIAAKLLRSQIPPNVPPPLASGLVLKYPICLQCGRCSGFNCCHKLQAAFGPHLLIYPQLQLVSTPEGHGEIRLHLGFRLRTGKRHQLPKYHRRDRPVTPRSLRSTSLRKAKGYTRASKSPTSTINFQSGSSQAPAPIEVRIRQRQYDSSSLIEKTEIREPGHYEFTQVHSLSESDSESNQDEKWAKVRTKKTYDSKYPMKRIPKEVRSQNTKFYTNGRAIIQSSSRELPNQLRRKRTGASQTTAASLKRQPKKSSQPKFIQLLFQGLKQAIQAAHRIMALAGQKPEDTTRSDYFWSSKTYLPKQKARDYCSTKDSKRHRMPTLKLRHSNSVTKQESTQWEETDQFRPAQQPKRDSSFQLRPKQLPKPTVSQRSTTLKNISTSQCLGPVQNESSSRDKKNFNRNEISNQESKNFKPGIRVHAAGRLLQPGSLMKRTSHSHLKGKPTHKERNHQSFGFSRERTPCYSSGRSQYSPSERDQHSTSERSHRSTSERSHRSTSERSHRSASERSHRSASERSHRSASGRSHRSASERSHHSASERSHRSASERSHRSASERSHRSASERSHPSPSQRSHHSLSERSYRAPSERRCRSPSERRCRSPSERRCRSPSERSNRSLFEKLRRSSSERRGHSASERRQHKPSEGSRQSPSERSHNNPLKERLKHSSPRERPRHGLSKDFNSNSNTSPRDHTKNPQRRASLEA from the coding sequence ATGAAATCTTCTGATTTGAGTCTGGGAACAAGTCACCAAGGTATTCAATCTTTAGAGTTCAATCCTGGACCACAGTTGCAAGAGGTAAAATCTGAGTTGAGCACAGAAACTAAGCTTTCAGATGAGAAATTGCTGGAATTCAACCATGAGCCTAAATTACAAGGTGGGAGATGCTCTAAACTGAAGCCAGGGCCACAACTTCAATGTGTGAATTATATACCATTCAACACTGGGTCACAAGTGCAAGATAAAAAATCTTCAGAGTTGAATCCCAGTACGGAGCTTCAAGGTAGAAAATCTAAGGTGCTCTGCGTTGGGCCAGATTTGCAAGGTGTgaattcttctgcattcatttCAGAACCAAAACTTCAGTGTGTAAATCCAACTGGATGCAAGCCTGGGTCACATTTGCAAGGTACAAGCTCTTCTGAATTAACTTCAGTTTCAAAATTTCAAGGTATGGAGTCTTCTAAGTTAAATTCAGGGACTGAGCTTCAAAGTGAGACATCTATGGTGTTCAACCCTGGACCACATTGCCAAGGTCTGAAAGGAGCAAAATCATCGGAGCTGACTTCAGGGAAAAAATGTCAACATATGGGATCTGAGgagagactaagcacaaagaATCAGTGTGAGACATCTATGGTGTTCAACCCTGGACCACACTGCCAAGGTTTGAAACCTGAATTGAGTCCAGAGTCAAAGTTTCTAAATGTAACACCCAAAGAATGCAACCCTGGGCCACAGATGCAGTGTGCAAATTCTGAGTTGAATCCAGAGCCAAAATCACAATGTTTAAATTCTATGGGTTGCAAATGTGGGCCACTCTTGCAAGGTATAAAATCCCTTGAGTTGACTTCAGGGGAAAAATGTCAATATATGGGAACTGAAATGAATCCAGGCACAGAGAATCAATGTGAGACATCTATGGTGTTCAATCTTGGATCACACTGTCAAGGTCTGAAATCTGAATTGAGTCCAGAGTCAAAGTTTCTAAGTGTAGCACCCACAGAATGCAACCCTGGGCCATGGATGCAGTGTGCAAAGTCTTTTAAATTGAATTCAGAACCAAAATTACAATGTTTAAATTCTATGGGTTGCAAATGTGCGCCACCCTTGCAAGGTATAAAATCCCTTGAGTTGACTTCAGgggaaaaatgtcaaaatatggGGTCTGAAGTGAAACCATGTACAGGGAATCAATGTGAGACATCTATGGTGTTCAATCCTGGACCACACTGCCAAGGTTGGAAATCTGAATTGAGTCCACAGTCAAAGTTTCTAGGTGTAACACCCACAGAATGCAACCCTGGGCCACAGATGTGGTATGCAAAGTCTTCTAAGTTGAATCCAGAGCCAAAATCACAATGTTTAAATTCTATGGGTTGCAAATGTGGGGCATCTTTGCAAGGTATAGAATCCCTTGAGTCAACTTCAgggaaaaaatgtcaaaatatggGATTTGAAGTGAAACCATGTACAGGGAATCAATGTGAGACATCTATGGTGTTCAACCCTGGGCCACATTGCCAAGGTCTGAAATCTAAATCGATTTCAGGGTCAAAGTTTCTAAGTGTAACACCCATAGGATGCAACTGTGGCCCACAGATACAGTGTGAAAATTCTTCTGAGCTGAATCCAGAGCCAAAATTACAATGTGTAGATTCTATGAAGTACAAATGTCGGCCACCCTTGCAAGGTATAAAATCTCCTGAGTTAACTTCAGGGACAAAATGTAAAGGTAAGAAATCTTCTGATTTTAATCCAGGGCCAGAACTTGAAGGTATAAAATCTATTATGTTCAATCCTGTGCAggatttacaaaacataaaatgtgaATTGACTCCAGGGACAAAGTCTCAAGGTAGAACCTCAACAAAGTTCAACTCTGGCCCACAGCAGCAAGGTGTAAATTCTACTGGGTTGAATTCAGGGATAGAACTTCAATACTTAAGTTCTGTAAAGTCTAATCCAGGGCCACAGATGCATGGTATGAAACCCTCTGGGCCAGAATCTCATGGTACAAAATCTATGTTGTTCAACCTGGAATCACACTTGCAAGAAGCAAAATCTCCTGAGTTAACTTCAGGGACAAAGTTTCCAGAAGTCCAATTTTTGGTCAATCATGCTGGGTCAGAGCAACAAGTTGTGCAGTCTGTGTTCACTTTGGGCCCTCAGTTAAATGTTATGAAACCTATGTTATTTTTACCAGAGCAACTGTTTGAAGATATAAAATCTATGAAGATGAACAAAGAGCCACTGCTTTGTGGTACCAATTCTACAAAACTGATTTCAGACTCTGAGCTTCAGAATTTGAAATGGAATGTGTTTGCTCTAGAGCCATGTTTTCAAAAAGTGAAATCTATGGAATTAAATTCAGGGCCACATCCTCAAGGTATGAATTGTGAGGAGTTGCCCTCACACCTCAGGCAGCATAGTATAAGATCTGTGGTCTTTGCACCAGAGCCATGTTTTCAAGATGGGAAACCTCTGGAGTTGAAACCAGAGACACAACCTCAAGATGTGAATTCTAATAAACTGATTTCTTGCTTCAGGCAGAAATCTGTAGTGTCTGTATCAGTGCCATGTTCTCAGGATGTGAAATCTATGAAGTCAAACCTACTGCCCCAATCTCAAAGTGTAAATTTTTTAGGATCATCATCATGTCTCAGGTCACAATGTGTTAAATCTGAGATCTCTGCACCAGAGCCATGTCTTCAAAATATGAAATCTGTAGAGTTGACACCAGGGTCTCAAGAACAAGGCATGAATTGCCAGGAGCTGACTTCAGGATTGCAAGGTGTCAAATCAGGAATCTCGGCACCAGAGTCAACTAAGAACTTCATACCAGGACCAATGTTGACTAGTGTCAAATTTTCAAATTTGTCTCCAGAATCACAGCAACAAGGTGTGAAACATTTGGAGTTTACTCCAGAACCAAAGTTGCAAAGCACAAGGCATGCAAAATCATCTTCAGTGTCTCTGCAACAAGCTATAAAACCTGTGGAGTTAGCATCAGAGTCACTGTTTCAAAGACCAAAATCTGAGGATCTAACTCCAAGAACAAGCTCTCAAATGATGGGCTCCTCTGAAATCATCCCTAGGCCAGGGCATCACTTTATAGAACATGAAGAGATGATTCCAAAGCCAATGCATCGAGTCCCTAAATCTGTTAGTTTGACTTCAATACCAATTTATCAAGTTACAGATTCTTCAAAAATGGCAAAAAGTTTGGCACATCAAGACACAGAAACTATAGAGAAATCTGTGAAGTTGACCCAAAAGCCAAAAGGAAAAGCCATGAAAGCTTCAGGAATGCCTCTGAAACTAGATCTTCAAGTACCAGAATTTGTTGATCTGACTCCAGTGCTAAGGAATCAAGATTCAAAATCCTTAAAATTAACACCAAAGAAAAGCCACCGAATCCTGGAAACTCTGGAGTTGCTCTCTCAGTCAGGGTCCCAAGTTAAGGAGTTACATACAGGGCAGCTGCAGCAAGTTGTGGAATCTGAAGGGATGACTTCAGGACCCAAGGATCACACTACAGAAACTATGGGGTTGACCTTCAAGACAAAGCTGAAAGGGGAGGAATTTCTTGGAAGGAGTCCAAAACCAATAAATAAAACCACTGATGCAGAGAGATATTCAAGGCCCTACCCTCAAGCCCAGGAATCTGTGGAGGTGATCTCCGCGCAAAAACTGCCAAGGGGAGAGTCTATAGCATTGATTACAAAGGCATTTCAAGATGTCCCAGAATCTTCAGAGATGACAGAAGGGATACGATATCAAGTTCCTGGGTCTATAGGTTTGACCTCTAAGCGATTCCTAAAGGCAAAGCCAACAGGTCAAGTTGCAGGATACGCAGAATCTGCAGAGGTCACCACTGAGACATGGCAACAAGGGGAGGGAAAAATGAAGCTTACACAGTCACAGAATCAAAGtatgaaatattcagaaacaGCCCCAGGACTACTGGGTCAAATTACAGAATTCATGAGGATTAGTCCAAAGCCACTAGAACAAGTCACAAACTCTACAAAGACACAGCTTCAAGTTGCTCAAGCAATAGGGGTAAAGCCAGTAGCTCCCATCAGAGTTGCTACACCTGTGAAAGTGACTCCTGGGCCACCATATCAAGTTGTGAAGTCTGTAACGTTAACATCATGGCCAAACTCTCAAATGGTAGACTGTGCTGAGTTGACTTCAAAACCACAAGATGTGAGACCTTCAGAGTTTACCTCAGGCTTAAGGTTGCAAAAtgcaaaatttaagaaattaagcACAGAACCAAAGTACCAAACTTTGAAAAGAATGGATTTGACAGGGTTTCAAATTGTAAAGACTATGGGGCCACCACTGCAAATTGTAAAATCTGAGGAATTAGCACCAGGGCCAATTCCCCAGATTGCAGAACCAATAGGAGTGGGGCTTAAGGCAACAAATTACTTGGATTTATTCCCAAGGCTACATCTTCAAGAACCAGTAGAATCTATAGAATTAACTCCAAGGCCAAATACTGAAGTGAAATCTGCAGAATTAACCACACAGCCAACATCTACACTTGAGGCACCTACAGTGTTAAATCATAAACAAGGGCTTCAGGCTGTGAAATCTACAGGGATAAAAACAGGGCCTCCTCAAGTCATGGAATCTGAGGATTTGAATTTAAGTGAGGTGTGTCAGAATAAGGACTCTGAGGAGGGATCATCAGAAGAAGAGTTACAAATAGGGAATTATTTCTCTAGGTTTCTAAACAACTCTTCAGACTCACTTAGCTCAAGTTCTGTCAGAACATCTGAATTAGATCTTTGGGATTCTGAGATGCCACAAGTATCAAATGTGTTGGATATAAAAAACCTTGTGACAGATATTTTGCAACCTGAGGAGTCTTTTATAGACCTTGATACGATACAATCTTCAACTTTTTCCTTATCCCTTCATAACCAACCCCTTGCCGAGACAGCTATTACTGTAAAAAACTCAAATTCTGAGATCCCAGGAGTGGATGTCATACCTAATGAAAGGACTAAGAGGAAACATGTGGAGGAGTCAGAGAGCTCACTCCAGAGACTCTCACAACATTCACCACAAGACTGGAGATCACCACCTAAGTTTTTCCAGGCAGAGTCAGGGGCTCAAAGAGCCCGTTCCTGGCCTGTCCTGGGCAGGCAACGGAATGTCTGGGAGAGTCGCTCCTCGAGGCCACGACTACCTAGAAAATACCTCTCCAATATGCTAATGATGGGGAATGTCTTGGGGACCACTATGGAAAGGAAGCTTTCTTCTCAAACATCTTTAACAGCAAGAGCCACTGAAGATACCTGTCAATCTATTCAGAATTTATTTGGGGTTCCAGCTGAATTGATGACATGTTCTGAGAGACTGCTTGAGAAGGGTCAAGGTACTATCTCTCAGCCTTCAGTGGTCAAAAACTACATTCAGAGACATACTTCATGCCATGGTTATGAGAAAAAAACACCTTTAAGGATATGGACACGTAGTTCCATGCCCTCCATAATACAGCACTACTCTGGGAgtagaaagagaataaagaaaaagtcaaaacCCTGCGATATATCTCAGGAAGTCATTCAGTACATGCCTGTTTCATGCACAGGGAGTCAGCCTCCTGCCCCAGCAAAGTCAGAGTCTTCCCTCAACATATTTTTTGCCAGGAGAGATTCTGTTCCAATGGAAGAGACTGAGAACTCACACAGTGATTCACAGACAAGGATTTTTGAGTCCCAACACTCCCTCAAGCCAAGTTATCTTCCCCAGGCCAAGACTGACTTCTCAGAACAGTTCCAGCTGCTACAAGATTTGCAACTAAAAATAGCAGCAAAACTGTTGAGGAGTCAAATACCCCCCAATGTACCTCCACCTTTAGCTTCAGGTCTGGTCCTAAAATATCctatctgcctacagtgtggccGATGTTCAGGATTTAATTGCTGTCATAAATTACAGGCTGCTTTTGGGCCTCACCTTCTTATTTATCCACAGCTTCAACTTGTAAGCACTCCTGAAGGCCATGGAGAGATTAGGTTACATCTTGGCTTTAGGTTGCGAACTGGTAAAAGACACCAGCTCCCAAAGTATCACAGAAGAGACAGACCAGTCACACCAAGGAGCCTTAGATCAACATCATTAAGGAAAGCCAAAGGTTATACACGAGCTTCCAAGAGTCCTACTTCTACAATAAATTTCCAGTCTGGGTCGTCCCAGGCTCCTGCTCCTATAGAAGTCCGTATCAGGCAAAGGCAATATGACAGCTCTAGCCTaatagaaaagacagaaattagaGAGCCTGGACACTATGAGTTCACTCAAGTTCACTCTCTATCAGAGAGTGACTCTGAAAGCAATCAGGATGAAAAATGGGCTAAAGTGAGAACCAAAAAGACCTATGATTCAAAATATCCAATGAAAAGAATCCCTAAGGAAGTTAGATCACAAAATACAAAGTTCTACACAAATGGTAGAGCTATAATACAGAGTTCCTCTAGGGAATTACCAAACCAGTTAAGAAGGAAGAGGACTGGAGCATCTCAGACAACGGCCGCCTCTTTAAAAAGACAACCTAAGAAATCCTCCCAACCAAAATTTATTCAACTACTTTTTCAGGGCCTAAAGCAGGCAATTCAAGCAGCACACAGAATTATGGCTTTGGCTGGGCAGAAGCCTGAGGACACAACAAGGTCAGACTACTTCTGGTCAAGCAAAACCTACCTTCCAAAACAAAAAGCCAGAGACTACTGCTCAAcaaaagacagcaaaagacacaggaTGCCAACTCTCAAGCTAAGGCATTCAAACTCAGTCACCAAGCAGGAAAGCACGCAGTGGGAAGAAACAGACCAATTCAGACCAGCTCAACAACCAAAAAGGGATAGCTCTTTCCAACTCAGACCTAAGCAATTACCCAAGCCCACAGTTTCCCAAAGAAGTACCACTCTCAAAAACATCTCAACCAGCCAGTGTTTGGGTCCTGTTCAAAATGAGAGTAGTAGCAGAGATAAGAAAAACTTTAACAGAAATGAAATCTCTAACCAGGAGTCCAAGAACTTCAAACCAGGAATCAGAGTTCATGCTGCAGGGAGACTCTTACAACCTGGTTCTCTTATGAAGAGGACTTCACATAGTCACCTTAAAGGGAAACCCACACACAAGGAACGAAACCACCAGAGCTTCGGCTTCAGTAGGGAAAGAACCCCATGTTACTCTTCTGGAAGAAGCCAATACAGTCCCTCTGAGAGGGACCAGCACAGTACCTCTGAGAGGAGCCATAGAAGTACCTCTGAGAGGAGCCATAGAAGTACCTCTGAGAGGAGCCATAGAAGTGCCtctgagagaagccaccgcagcgcCTCTGAAAGGAGCCATCGCAGTGCCTCTGGGAGAAGCCATCGAAGCGCCTCTGAGAGGAGCCATCACAGCGCCTCTGAGAGGAGCCATCGCAGCGCCTCAGAGAGGAGCCATCGCAGTGCCTCTGAGAGGAGCCATCGCAGCGCCTCTGAGAGGAGTCATCCAAGCCCTTCTCAGAGGAGCCATCACAGTCTCTCTGAGAGGAGCTATCGAGCTCCCTCTGAGAGGAGATGTCGCAGTCCCTCTGAGAGAAGGTGTCGCAGTCCCTCTGAAAGAAGGTGTCGCAGTCCCTCTGAGAGGAGCAATCGCAGTCTCTTTGAGAAACTTCGTCGCAGTTCCTCTGAGAGGAGAGGGCACAGTGCTTCTGAGAGAAGACAGCACAAGCCCTCTGAGGGGAGCAGACAAAGTCCCTCTGAGAGGAGCCACAACAATCCCCTCAAGGAGAGACTCAAACACAGCTCCCCTAGGGAGAGGCCCAGGCATGGTTTGAGTAAAGATTTCAATAGTAACTCGAACACGTCTCCTAGAGACCACACCAAAAATCCCCAAAGGAGGGCAAGTTTGGAGGCCTGA